In Dyadobacter sp. NIV53, a single window of DNA contains:
- the ccoN gene encoding cytochrome-c oxidase, cbb3-type subunit I — MSNVPHPDIASVELDEFQYDNRIVRNFAIATILFGLIGMLVGLLAAFQLVFPNLNMDIPYLTFSRIRPLHTNAVIFAFVGNGFFTGLYYSAPRVLRTPMWSPVLSRFHFWAWQFIILGAAITLPMGLTTSKEYAELEWPLDVAIAVVWVSALVNLIMTTIHRRTEHIYAAVWFYIASFVTVAMLHVVNSVALPISLFKSYSVYAGVQDALVQWWYGHNAVAFFLTTPYLGLMYYFLPKAANRPIYSYRLSIVHFWALIFLYIWAGPHHLLYTALPEWAQTLGTVFSIMLIAPSWGGMINGLMTLRGAWDKVREDVVLKFFVVAITAYGMATFEGPMLSFKNVNAIAHYTDWIVAHVHVGALGWNGFLTFGLLYWLFPRLYNRPLYSQRAANFHFWIGTLGILFYTIPMYWAGWVQSSMWKEFTAEGLLKYPNFLETVTQLAPLYFLRSVGGTLYIVGFIVMIYNLWMTALTGKLVATETAKAMPLHAIWHAPKNEYWHRRLFERKPLALTIFALIAVAIGGMIEMIPTFMIKSNVPTIAAVKPYTPLELQGRDIYIREGCYVCHTQMIRPFRSEIERYGEYSKAGEFVYDHPHQWGSKRTGPDLHRVGGKYPDSWHYNHMEDPTSMSPGSIMPRYGWLLEDNLDTSTTGAKIRAMQTLGVPYEKGYDKIANAELYKQSGEIQARLKQSGIKASENKEIIALIAYLQRLGTDIKTDKK; from the coding sequence ATGTCAAACGTTCCCCATCCAGATATCGCTTCGGTTGAACTGGACGAGTTTCAATATGATAACCGCATCGTAAGAAATTTTGCCATTGCAACCATCCTCTTCGGTCTTATTGGAATGCTGGTTGGCTTGCTGGCTGCCTTTCAGCTGGTTTTCCCAAACCTGAATATGGATATTCCTTATCTTACTTTTAGCCGGATCAGGCCATTGCATACCAATGCCGTCATTTTTGCTTTCGTTGGAAATGGTTTTTTTACAGGTTTATATTATTCTGCACCAAGGGTTTTGAGAACGCCTATGTGGAGCCCGGTTCTCAGCCGTTTCCATTTCTGGGCGTGGCAGTTTATTATTCTGGGAGCTGCTATAACCTTGCCAATGGGCTTGACCACTTCCAAAGAATATGCAGAACTTGAATGGCCTCTGGATGTTGCTATTGCCGTAGTTTGGGTTTCCGCTTTGGTCAATCTGATCATGACAACCATTCACCGCCGGACAGAACATATCTACGCAGCGGTATGGTTTTACATTGCTTCTTTTGTAACGGTTGCCATGTTACATGTAGTGAACAGCGTTGCCTTGCCTATTTCATTATTCAAGAGTTATTCTGTTTATGCCGGTGTGCAGGATGCGCTCGTACAATGGTGGTACGGACACAATGCAGTAGCATTTTTCCTGACCACACCTTACCTGGGTCTGATGTATTATTTCCTGCCAAAAGCAGCGAACAGGCCCATTTATTCTTACCGGCTTTCAATCGTTCATTTCTGGGCGCTGATCTTTCTTTATATCTGGGCCGGGCCACACCATTTGCTTTACACGGCACTACCAGAATGGGCGCAAACACTGGGAACAGTATTCTCGATTATGCTGATTGCGCCATCCTGGGGTGGTATGATCAATGGATTAATGACTTTGCGTGGTGCCTGGGATAAAGTCCGGGAAGATGTGGTGCTCAAATTCTTCGTAGTCGCAATTACCGCATACGGTATGGCGACTTTTGAAGGACCGATGCTGTCTTTTAAAAATGTAAATGCCATTGCACATTACACTGACTGGATCGTTGCACACGTACACGTCGGGGCTTTGGGATGGAACGGATTCCTGACATTCGGTTTATTATACTGGCTTTTCCCACGTCTTTATAACCGTCCTTTGTATTCTCAGAGAGCAGCTAATTTTCACTTCTGGATTGGTACATTAGGTATTTTATTTTACACGATCCCTATGTATTGGGCTGGCTGGGTACAAAGCTCCATGTGGAAGGAATTTACAGCCGAAGGTTTATTAAAATATCCCAATTTCCTTGAAACTGTAACACAACTGGCTCCGCTGTATTTCCTGCGCAGTGTTGGCGGGACACTTTATATCGTTGGCTTTATCGTCATGATATACAACTTGTGGATGACTGCTTTAACCGGAAAACTGGTTGCAACTGAAACAGCCAAAGCAATGCCATTGCATGCGATCTGGCATGCACCTAAAAACGAATACTGGCACCGCAGATTATTTGAACGTAAGCCGCTGGCATTAACCATATTCGCACTGATAGCAGTAGCCATCGGCGGGATGATCGAAATGATCCCAACCTTTATGATCAAGTCTAATGTGCCAACCATTGCCGCTGTGAAACCCTATACACCACTGGAATTACAAGGCCGGGATATTTACATCCGTGAAGGCTGTTATGTATGTCACACACAAATGATCCGCCCATTCCGTTCCGAAATTGAGCGTTATGGGGAGTATTCCAAAGCAGGTGAATTTGTGTATGACCATCCTCATCAGTGGGGCTCCAAGCGTACCGGGCCGGACCTGCATCGCGTAGGAGGAAAATATCCGGATTCATGGCATTACAACCACATGGAAGATCCGACCAGTATGTCGCCCGGTTCTATTATGCCGCGTTATGGCTGGTTGCTGGAAGATAACCTGGATACAAGCACAACCGGCGCCAAAATACGCGCCATGCAAACTTTGGGAGTTCCTTATGAAAAAGGTTATGATAAAATAGCCAATGCAGAGCTATATAAACAGTCCGGAGAAATACAGGCCAGGCTGAAACAAAGTGGTATCAAAGCCAGTGAAAATAAAGAGATCATTGCGCTGATTGCATACTTACAAAGACTGGGTACAGATATAAAAACGGACAAAAAATAA
- a CDS encoding c-type cytochrome, with product MKFRTYLESIPGIEIFPLISLLIFFIFFVSLIIFVFSLDKKAIRQMSNIPLNDGVIKKALPSVALFFIVSSSAFAQEKTEHIWSVSGTEILLCVLLAILFFMAVMIVIVLFKALSVLKQFSKTSEQQDSKAVFSDQWWKKFRGIGVSLTDEKEILIDGHDYDGIQELDNRMPPWLQSLFIASIGIALFYAVYYFSGIGDLQIAELDKEIAIAEMEKKAYIEKAGASMDENTVTQLTEETVLSQGKAIFTEKCTACHGADGGGAVGPNLTDDYWLHGGGIKNLFKVVKYGVPEKGMISWEKQLSPTDIQKVASYVLSLKGTKPANPKEPQGELLADGSVAIK from the coding sequence ATGAAATTCCGAACTTACCTTGAAAGCATTCCCGGAATAGAGATTTTCCCTCTTATTTCCCTGCTTATATTTTTTATCTTCTTTGTCTCGCTGATCATTTTCGTTTTTAGTCTGGATAAAAAAGCGATAAGACAAATGAGTAATATTCCGTTGAATGACGGAGTAATTAAAAAGGCTTTGCCATCCGTTGCACTGTTTTTTATTGTTTCTTCCTCAGCATTTGCCCAGGAAAAAACGGAACATATCTGGTCTGTTTCCGGTACCGAAATTTTACTATGTGTTTTGCTTGCCATTCTGTTCTTTATGGCTGTGATGATTGTCATCGTATTATTCAAAGCCTTGAGTGTTCTGAAACAATTCTCAAAAACGTCGGAACAACAGGATTCCAAAGCTGTTTTCAGCGATCAATGGTGGAAAAAATTCAGGGGAATTGGTGTATCGTTGACTGACGAAAAAGAAATCCTGATTGACGGCCATGATTATGATGGTATCCAGGAACTGGATAACCGCATGCCGCCCTGGCTTCAATCGCTTTTTATCGCTTCTATCGGTATTGCCCTGTTTTATGCAGTTTATTATTTCAGTGGGATTGGCGATTTACAAATAGCGGAACTGGACAAAGAAATCGCTATCGCAGAAATGGAGAAAAAAGCTTACATCGAAAAAGCAGGTGCAAGTATGGATGAAAACACAGTAACGCAATTAACCGAAGAGACAGTCCTAAGCCAGGGCAAAGCAATATTTACAGAAAAATGTACTGCCTGCCATGGCGCAGACGGCGGCGGAGCAGTTGGCCCAAACCTTACGGATGATTACTGGTTACACGGTGGGGGCATCAAAAATCTCTTTAAAGTCGTAAAATACGGCGTTCCTGAAAAAGGAATGATTTCGTGGGAAAAGCAGCTTTCACCCACTGATATTCAAAAAGTAGCAAGTTATGTTCTGTCGCTGAAGGGAACGAAGCCAGCAAACCCTAAAGAACCGCAGGGAGAACTGTTAGCAGACGGAAGTGTAGCAATAAAATAG
- the ccoS gene encoding cbb3-type cytochrome oxidase assembly protein CcoS: protein MSAIYIMIIASLFIAFSFLGAFVWSVKRGHYDDDYTPSVRILLDSEVEKVTQRATE from the coding sequence ATGAGCGCCATATATATCATGATCATCGCCAGTTTATTTATTGCATTTTCCTTTTTGGGTGCATTCGTCTGGTCAGTAAAAAGAGGACATTATGATGACGACTACACGCCTTCGGTGCGTATCCTGCTGGACAGTGAGGTAGAGAAGGTTACGCAGAGAGCCACAGAGTAA